One window of Halopelagius longus genomic DNA carries:
- a CDS encoding PINc/VapC family ATPase produces the protein MKIVPDTSAVIDGRVSERIESAEESDLTICIPEAVVGELESQANDGRDTGWEGLSELQRLTALDDEGSVTVEYVGRRTKPSEATGAHEGDIDAVIRQVAEEQGATLLTSDVVQSEVAKAKGIPVEYVEPRVRGSGELIIEEFFDDETMSVHLKTGTKPKAKRGSLGDMHYESIREEVTDEATMKEWADDIEDTARTSSEGFLELSEPGMSIVQFRDYRIAVARQPFADGIEITAVRPIAKTSLEEYEFSEELKDRLSERQRGVLISGAPGAGKSTFAQAVAEFLNDSDYAVKTMEKPRDLQVGPEITQYTALDGQMEKTADSLLLVRPDYTIYDEVRKSNDFEVFSDMRLAGVGMVGVVHATRAIDALQRLVGRVELGMIPQVVDTVVYIEAGEVHTVYDVTTQVKVPEGLTAEDLARPVIQVADFETGKPEYEIYTFNRQVVTVPLGEGGEGDSETGVGRLARQEIEREIRSIARGHVDVELQGQNKAIVYVDQDDISYVIGKGGGRISDVEDRLGIDIDVRTHDENPNRGGGSAGGSGGGAGGDGGTVVQPEVTSRHIVVRMDEHVGETVEIRADGEYLFTATVGRGGDIQVSRGSAIAEELEQAIDRKQRITVHPA, from the coding sequence ATGAAGATAGTGCCGGACACGAGCGCGGTCATCGACGGTCGCGTGTCCGAGCGAATCGAGTCGGCCGAGGAGTCCGATCTGACGATCTGTATCCCCGAGGCTGTCGTCGGCGAACTCGAATCGCAGGCCAACGACGGCCGCGACACGGGGTGGGAAGGGCTCTCGGAGCTCCAGCGTCTCACCGCCCTCGACGACGAGGGGTCGGTGACGGTCGAGTACGTCGGACGGCGGACGAAGCCGAGCGAAGCGACCGGCGCACACGAGGGCGACATCGACGCCGTCATCCGTCAGGTCGCGGAGGAACAGGGCGCGACGCTGCTTACGAGCGACGTGGTCCAGTCGGAAGTCGCGAAGGCGAAGGGCATCCCCGTCGAGTACGTCGAACCGCGCGTCCGCGGGTCCGGCGAACTCATCATCGAGGAGTTCTTCGACGACGAGACGATGTCCGTCCACCTCAAGACGGGGACGAAACCGAAGGCAAAGCGGGGCTCTCTCGGCGACATGCACTACGAGAGTATCCGCGAGGAGGTGACGGACGAGGCGACGATGAAGGAGTGGGCCGACGACATCGAGGACACGGCCCGCACCAGTTCCGAGGGCTTCCTCGAACTGTCGGAACCCGGGATGAGCATCGTCCAGTTCCGCGACTACCGCATCGCCGTCGCCCGCCAACCGTTCGCCGACGGCATCGAGATAACGGCGGTTCGCCCCATCGCGAAGACGTCGCTCGAAGAGTACGAGTTCTCCGAGGAACTCAAAGACCGCCTGAGCGAACGTCAGCGCGGCGTCCTCATCTCCGGCGCGCCCGGCGCGGGGAAGTCCACGTTCGCGCAGGCCGTCGCGGAGTTCCTCAACGACAGCGACTACGCGGTCAAGACGATGGAGAAACCGCGCGACCTGCAGGTCGGCCCCGAGATTACGCAGTACACGGCGCTCGACGGGCAGATGGAGAAGACCGCGGACTCGCTGCTCTTGGTCCGCCCGGACTACACCATCTACGACGAGGTCCGGAAGTCGAACGACTTCGAGGTGTTCTCCGACATGCGTCTGGCGGGCGTCGGCATGGTCGGCGTCGTCCACGCGACGCGGGCCATCGACGCCCTCCAACGCCTCGTCGGTCGCGTCGAACTCGGCATGATCCCGCAGGTTGTCGACACCGTCGTCTACATCGAGGCCGGCGAGGTCCACACCGTCTACGACGTGACGACGCAGGTGAAGGTGCCCGAGGGCCTCACCGCCGAGGACCTCGCGCGCCCCGTGATTCAGGTCGCGGACTTCGAGACGGGCAAGCCCGAGTACGAGATATACACGTTCAACCGGCAGGTCGTCACCGTCCCCCTCGGCGAGGGCGGCGAGGGCGACTCCGAGACGGGCGTCGGCCGCCTCGCGCGACAGGAGATAGAGCGGGAGATTCGCTCCATCGCGCGCGGCCACGTGGACGTGGAACTGCAGGGCCAGAACAAGGCGATAGTGTACGTCGATCAGGACGACATCTCGTACGTCATCGGCAAGGGCGGCGGCCGCATCTCCGACGTCGAAGATAGGCTGGGAATCGACATCGACGTCCGCACGCACGACGAGAACCCCAACCGCGGCGGCGGGTCCGCGGGCGGGTCCGGCGGCGGGGCGGGCGGCGACGGCGGAACGGTCGTCCAACCGGAGGTCACCTCCCGGCACATCGTCGTCCGCATGGACGAACACGTCGGCGAGACGGTCGAAATCCGCGCCGACGGCGAGTACCTGTTCACCGCGACCGTGGGCCGCGGCGGCGACATCCAGGTGTCCCGCGGAAGCGCCATCGCGGAGGAACTCGAACAGGCGATAGACCGCAAACAGCGGATTACGGTCCACCCGGCGTAA
- a CDS encoding M20 family metallopeptidase — translation MTDAREELVKLTRRLVSIPSHEDETAAGDAIESWLREETDADVTRDDAGNVFARRGDDNDEAGDGTARELALVGHHDVVPPDESQVADGEYVVETREGRIHGRGTADMKGAVAAAMLAFRDASPAGELTFVSFVGEELGGEGARAAIDEGFAPDAAVVGEGSTDYSGDDVTDVAVAHKGRRGSTVTARGSAAHASEPAAGENAVYRACDAVDAIREMEFPEAEVFGERLRGSVAVTEIDGGSAWNVIPETCEVTVDERTVPGERAPLERVAEIPGVEWTVDQDLPPMACDDEAFADAVLAAADEAQAATPELVTKPHATDAGWLAAAGTACVVCGAAEPGEAHTATESVSVDVLERCYRIYRGAAERWPAE, via the coding sequence ATGACCGACGCGCGCGAGGAACTGGTCAAGTTGACGCGACGCCTCGTCTCGATTCCCAGCCACGAGGACGAGACGGCCGCCGGGGACGCGATCGAGTCGTGGCTGCGCGAGGAGACGGACGCCGACGTGACGCGGGACGACGCGGGCAACGTGTTCGCCCGGCGCGGGGACGACAACGACGAGGCCGGAGACGGGACCGCGAGGGAACTCGCCCTCGTCGGCCACCACGACGTAGTTCCGCCGGACGAGTCGCAGGTGGCCGACGGAGAGTACGTCGTGGAGACGCGCGAGGGGCGCATCCACGGCCGCGGCACCGCCGACATGAAGGGTGCGGTGGCGGCGGCGATGCTCGCCTTCCGCGACGCCTCGCCGGCGGGCGAACTCACGTTCGTCTCGTTCGTCGGCGAGGAACTCGGCGGCGAGGGTGCCCGCGCCGCGATAGACGAGGGGTTCGCGCCGGACGCCGCCGTCGTCGGCGAGGGCTCTACCGACTACTCCGGCGACGACGTGACGGACGTGGCCGTCGCCCACAAGGGCCGGCGGGGGTCGACCGTCACCGCCCGCGGGTCGGCGGCGCACGCGAGCGAACCCGCGGCGGGCGAGAACGCCGTCTACCGCGCCTGCGACGCCGTGGACGCGATTCGGGAGATGGAGTTCCCCGAGGCGGAGGTGTTCGGCGAACGCCTCCGCGGGAGCGTCGCCGTCACCGAGATAGACGGCGGGTCGGCGTGGAACGTCATCCCCGAAACGTGCGAGGTGACCGTGGACGAACGGACCGTTCCCGGCGAGCGCGCGCCCCTCGAACGCGTCGCGGAGATACCGGGCGTCGAGTGGACGGTGGACCAGGACCTGCCGCCGATGGCCTGCGACGACGAGGCGTTCGCCGACGCCGTCCTCGCCGCCGCCGACGAGGCGCAGGCGGCGACGCCGGAACTCGTGACGAAACCGCACGCGACGGACGCGGGGTGGTTGGCCGCCGCGGGCACCGCCTGCGTCGTCTGCGGCGCGGCCGAACCCGGCGAGGCCCACACCGCCACCGAGAGCGTCTCCGTCGACGTTCTGGAGCGATGTTACCGCATCTACCGCGGCGCGGCCGAACGCTGGCCCGCCGAGTGA
- a CDS encoding carboxypeptidase M32, whose amino-acid sequence MATDATGDADSAPDAYSELLRKYKRVANVQNASGLLSWDQQVMMPDEGTPARSQQLSTLSSLSHELLTDDEVGELLDELESSELTDEQAAVVREIRRKYDRASSVPTELVEEISTTSSEALPAWKEAKAEDDFSKFAPYLEKHVELKREYAEHIDPDKDPYEVLFEDFEPCLPLEQAESILENLRDTLVPMIEQIRESDAELATDAFSSKGTYDESAQEELCRDALSMLGYPWERGRLDVAPHPFSSGTTFDARVTTRFDESDPLGAVTSTIHEFGHANYTLGLPDEAYATPLGEDRDLSVHESQSRLWENHVGRSKAFWKLFLPTFAEHFEQAEDVTAEEAYEAANQVYEDNLIRVEADELTYHLHIIVRFEIERALISGELDVEDVPEVWNDKYEEYLGVRPETDSEGCLQDIHWSHGNFGYFPTYSLGSVMAAQLFAAAEDDIGDVYGRVEEGDFEALHEWLTENVHRHGSKYETNELVVEATGKDFAADDFVAYVTEKYGDLYDLD is encoded by the coding sequence ATGGCGACAGACGCAACCGGCGACGCCGACTCCGCCCCCGACGCGTACTCGGAACTCCTCCGGAAGTACAAGCGCGTCGCGAACGTGCAGAACGCCTCCGGCCTCCTCTCGTGGGACCAGCAGGTGATGATGCCCGACGAGGGCACCCCGGCGCGTTCCCAGCAACTCTCGACGCTCTCTTCGCTCTCGCACGAACTGCTCACCGACGACGAGGTGGGAGAACTGCTGGACGAACTCGAATCGTCGGAGTTGACCGACGAGCAGGCGGCCGTCGTCCGCGAGATTCGGCGGAAGTACGACCGCGCGAGCAGCGTTCCGACGGAACTGGTCGAGGAGATCTCGACCACCTCCTCGGAGGCGCTTCCGGCGTGGAAGGAGGCGAAAGCCGAGGACGACTTCTCGAAGTTCGCGCCGTATCTGGAGAAGCACGTCGAACTCAAGCGGGAGTACGCCGAGCACATCGACCCCGATAAGGACCCCTACGAGGTGCTGTTCGAGGACTTCGAGCCGTGCCTCCCCCTCGAACAGGCCGAGTCCATCCTCGAGAACTTGCGCGACACCTTGGTGCCGATGATAGAGCAGATTCGGGAGTCCGACGCCGAACTCGCGACGGACGCGTTCTCCTCGAAGGGGACGTACGACGAGTCGGCCCAAGAGGAACTCTGCCGCGACGCCCTCTCGATGCTCGGGTACCCGTGGGAACGCGGCCGCCTCGACGTGGCCCCCCACCCGTTCTCCTCGGGGACGACGTTCGACGCCCGCGTGACGACCCGATTCGACGAGTCCGACCCCCTCGGGGCGGTCACCTCGACCATCCACGAGTTCGGCCACGCGAACTACACCCTCGGCCTGCCGGACGAGGCGTACGCGACGCCCCTCGGCGAGGACCGCGACCTGTCGGTCCACGAGTCCCAGTCGCGCCTCTGGGAGAACCACGTCGGACGCTCGAAGGCGTTCTGGAAACTGTTCCTGCCGACGTTCGCGGAGCACTTCGAACAGGCCGAGGACGTGACCGCAGAGGAGGCGTACGAGGCGGCGAATCAGGTGTACGAGGACAACCTCATCCGCGTCGAAGCGGACGAACTCACCTACCACCTCCACATCATCGTCCGCTTCGAGATAGAGCGGGCGCTGATTTCGGGCGAACTCGACGTCGAGGACGTACCCGAGGTGTGGAACGACAAGTACGAGGAGTACCTCGGCGTCCGCCCGGAGACGGACTCGGAGGGCTGTCTGCAGGACATCCACTGGAGTCACGGCAACTTCGGCTACTTCCCGACGTACTCGCTCGGTTCGGTGATGGCCGCGCAACTGTTCGCCGCCGCCGAGGACGACATCGGCGACGTCTACGGACGAGTCGAGGAGGGCGACTTCGAGGCCCTCCACGAGTGGTTGACCGAGAACGTCCACCGCCACGGGTCGAAGTACGAGACGAACGAACTCGTCGTCGAAGCGACCGGGAAGGACTTCGCCGCCGACGACTTCGTGGCGTACGTCACGGAGAAGTACGGCGACCTCTACGACCTCGACTGA
- a CDS encoding HVO_0416 family zinc finger protein — protein sequence MASAPNPDDALFDQFLDDRGHEVTEPDWETSYNKKQCPECGALHDQSADDCTVCGWDPFA from the coding sequence ATGGCTTCTGCACCGAACCCCGACGACGCACTGTTCGACCAGTTTCTGGACGACCGCGGCCACGAGGTGACAGAGCCAGACTGGGAGACCTCGTACAACAAGAAGCAGTGCCCGGAATGCGGTGCGTTACACGACCAGTCCGCCGACGACTGCACGGTCTGCGGGTGGGACCCGTTCGCCTGA
- a CDS encoding UvrD-helicase domain-containing protein, with protein MTDSDATVTRLFGGPGSGKTTALLDRVEGILEDDDVSIRDILVVSYTRAAAAEIRERLAERLDISPRALKGNVATMHAKAYELLDLSRNDVVGEKDKTEFCEDYGIEFEDQYGGAGRRTARSTTLGNKIIATSQWLQRTRRDVSDWYDVPFQWDVEEVRLPPDEDPNAQEGNKYTPTWPSDDDRVDVPEAIRAWRSYKGNNGLVGFADMLERVRQRSLVPHVDYLVIDEFQDITTLQYDVYEEWKPHMKRVLIAGDDDQVVYAWQGADPNLLLDAERDEDVVLPNSYRLPSRILNVVNREIRHIDKRQEKDLKPRKEGGTVEGVQSPSMIELARNVRYTVEKDEEDQSIMVLFRARYQMFQFIDEFLPLGMPFSVLTDQRMWTDRLTQYVRAIEKTEREEPVNGLEARRLADMLQDSAFGSNERDDLFDYIDEKKEEAGVEDLTEIQIETDAVKEFAPFLPDSASAGDMVRKVTSFQRNSVEAYFSGEYEGMDPNQVRVGTIHSAKGREADHVFVATDLTEKVVEQMAASVDDEDVDGVEEFTSSTSPVPILTDNERRVFYVGMSRARERLVLLENLVTGAPTLPVSVLLHNELREDSIEDLLEAAQEEPDAPTPEPDP; from the coding sequence ATGACCGACTCCGACGCGACCGTCACCCGCCTCTTCGGGGGACCGGGGAGCGGGAAGACGACCGCCCTCCTCGACCGAGTCGAGGGTATCCTCGAGGACGACGACGTTAGCATCCGCGACATACTCGTCGTCTCGTACACCCGCGCGGCCGCCGCCGAGATTCGAGAACGCCTCGCCGAACGACTCGACATCTCGCCGCGCGCCCTGAAGGGTAACGTGGCGACGATGCACGCGAAGGCGTACGAACTCCTCGACCTCTCTCGCAACGACGTGGTCGGCGAGAAGGACAAGACGGAGTTCTGCGAAGACTACGGCATCGAGTTCGAAGACCAGTACGGCGGCGCGGGCCGTCGGACCGCCCGTTCGACGACGCTCGGAAACAAGATAATCGCCACGAGCCAGTGGCTCCAGCGAACCCGCCGCGACGTCTCCGACTGGTACGACGTGCCGTTCCAGTGGGACGTCGAGGAGGTGCGCCTTCCCCCGGACGAGGACCCGAACGCCCAGGAGGGCAACAAGTACACGCCGACGTGGCCCTCCGACGACGACAGGGTGGACGTTCCGGAGGCCATCCGGGCGTGGCGGTCGTACAAGGGGAATAACGGACTCGTCGGCTTCGCCGACATGCTCGAACGGGTGCGTCAGCGCTCGCTCGTCCCACACGTGGACTACCTCGTCATCGACGAGTTCCAGGACATCACGACGCTGCAGTACGACGTCTACGAGGAGTGGAAGCCGCACATGAAGCGCGTCCTCATCGCCGGGGACGACGACCAGGTCGTCTACGCGTGGCAGGGCGCGGACCCGAACCTCCTGTTGGACGCCGAACGCGACGAGGACGTGGTGCTGCCGAACTCCTACCGCCTCCCCTCGCGCATCCTCAACGTCGTCAACCGGGAGATTCGCCACATCGACAAGCGACAGGAGAAGGACCTCAAGCCGCGCAAGGAGGGCGGAACCGTCGAGGGCGTCCAGTCGCCGTCGATGATAGAGCTCGCGCGGAACGTCCGCTACACCGTCGAGAAAGACGAGGAGGACCAGAGCATCATGGTGCTGTTCCGCGCGCGCTACCAGATGTTCCAGTTCATCGACGAGTTCCTGCCGCTAGGGATGCCGTTCTCCGTCCTGACGGACCAGCGGATGTGGACCGACCGCCTCACGCAGTACGTCCGCGCCATCGAGAAGACCGAACGCGAAGAGCCCGTAAACGGCCTCGAAGCGCGACGCCTCGCCGACATGCTGCAGGACTCGGCGTTCGGGTCGAACGAGCGAGACGACCTGTTCGACTACATCGACGAGAAGAAAGAGGAGGCGGGCGTCGAGGACCTGACCGAGATACAGATAGAGACGGACGCGGTGAAGGAGTTCGCCCCGTTCCTCCCCGATAGCGCGTCCGCGGGCGACATGGTTCGGAAGGTGACCTCCTTCCAGCGGAACTCCGTCGAGGCGTACTTCTCCGGCGAGTACGAGGGGATGGACCCCAACCAGGTCCGAGTCGGCACCATCCACTCGGCGAAGGGTCGCGAGGCCGACCACGTGTTCGTCGCCACCGACCTCACCGAGAAGGTTGTCGAGCAGATGGCCGCCTCCGTGGACGACGAGGATGTAGACGGCGTCGAGGAGTTCACCTCCTCTACGAGTCCCGTCCCCATCCTGACGGACAACGAACGCCGCGTCTTCTACGTCGGCATGTCCCGCGCCCGCGAGCGTCTCGTCCTCTTGGAGAATCTCGTCACCGGCGCGCCGACGCTTCCGGTGAGCGTCCTCCTGCACAACGAACTCCGCGAGGACTCGATCGAGGACCTCCTCGAGGCGGCCCAAGAGGAGCCGGACGCGCCGACGCCGGAACCGGACCCGTAA
- a CDS encoding M24 family metallopeptidase has protein sequence MTDRQSDGSTADGDGSTAPGTPAPETNFDALDRALSDADAAAFVHVGDRFDDDMRYLTRFSGPDREYAFVYTPDGGVLCAPSLFEAQARREFDGEVRTANAGDPAGVRARAVLDELTDSETVLAPRSIPHDAAVYLERGGYDVASTDAVAAARAVKTDAELDCLRRVQRAAAAGMRRAETVLAEATPEGDELVWAGDPLSTERLRREANAELAARGVTDTGNTVVGAGPTCADLHYTGTAAIQPGETVLLDISPRGPHGYYGDLSRTYVVASDGGWERRAYVAVESALDVALSTVEPGVPAGTVHAEVAAELAAYGFDPEAAEGEAGFTHGAGHGVGLSLHEGPSLRAETELRPGHVITLEPGVYDPERGGVRLEELVVVTEEGCEILHEHPRSFAPRGE, from the coding sequence ATGACCGACCGGCAATCGGACGGGTCGACCGCCGACGGGGACGGGTCGACCGCCCCCGGTACTCCCGCCCCGGAGACGAACTTCGACGCTCTCGACCGGGCGCTCTCGGACGCCGACGCCGCCGCCTTCGTCCACGTCGGCGACCGGTTCGACGACGACATGCGGTATCTGACGCGCTTCTCGGGTCCCGACCGCGAGTACGCGTTCGTCTACACGCCCGACGGCGGCGTCCTCTGTGCGCCGTCGCTGTTCGAGGCGCAGGCGCGCCGCGAGTTCGACGGCGAGGTTCGGACGGCGAACGCCGGCGACCCGGCGGGCGTCCGCGCGCGCGCCGTCCTCGACGAACTGACCGACTCCGAGACGGTGCTCGCACCGCGGTCGATTCCGCACGACGCGGCGGTGTACCTCGAACGCGGCGGGTACGACGTGGCTTCGACTGACGCCGTCGCCGCCGCCCGGGCGGTCAAAACCGACGCGGAACTCGACTGCCTCCGGCGCGTCCAACGCGCCGCCGCGGCGGGGATGCGTCGGGCCGAGACGGTCCTCGCGGAGGCGACGCCCGAGGGCGACGAACTCGTCTGGGCGGGCGACCCCCTCTCGACGGAACGCCTCCGGCGCGAGGCGAACGCCGAACTCGCGGCCCGCGGCGTGACTGACACCGGGAACACCGTCGTCGGCGCGGGGCCGACCTGTGCGGACCTCCACTACACCGGTACGGCGGCGATTCAGCCGGGCGAGACGGTCCTCCTCGACATCTCGCCGCGCGGCCCGCACGGCTACTACGGCGACCTCTCGCGGACGTACGTCGTCGCCAGCGACGGCGGGTGGGAGCGCCGGGCGTACGTCGCCGTCGAGTCCGCGTTGGACGTCGCCCTCTCGACGGTCGAACCGGGCGTCCCCGCGGGGACGGTGCACGCGGAGGTGGCCGCCGAACTCGCCGCGTACGGGTTCGACCCCGAGGCGGCGGAGGGCGAGGCGGGGTTCACCCACGGCGCGGGCCACGGCGTCGGCCTCTCGCTTCACGAGGGGCCGTCGCTCAGAGCGGAGACGGAGTTGCGACCCGGCCACGTGATAACGCTCGAACCCGGCGTGTACGACCCCGAACGGGGCGGCGTTCGGTTAGAAGAACTCGTCGTCGTCACCGAGGAGGGGTGTGAGATACTCCACGAGCACCCGCGGTCGTTCGCGCCGCGCGGGGAGTGA
- a CDS encoding DUF7533 family protein encodes MGLGIWGTIQLAATLVFAIPVGIFGLNTLLAGQELFGGGLLAVAVLMVVLPHYLTTPGDIPATVAEKVVGKAVKVPDEEES; translated from the coding sequence ATGGGACTCGGAATCTGGGGAACGATACAGTTGGCGGCGACGCTCGTGTTCGCCATCCCGGTCGGTATCTTCGGGCTGAACACGCTTCTGGCGGGGCAGGAACTGTTCGGGGGCGGCCTCCTCGCCGTCGCCGTCCTCATGGTCGTGCTTCCGCACTACCTCACGACGCCCGGCGACATCCCCGCGACAGTCGCGGAGAAGGTGGTCGGAAAGGCGGTGAAGGTGCCCGACGAAGAGGAGTCCTGA
- a CDS encoding riboflavin synthase: MFTGIVEGVGEVVAASEDEGGRRLRVRPEFEVEDLHHGQSIAVSGVCLTVEAFAEDRSWFEVFLASETVEKTYLGGVGEGETVNLERALPAEGRFDGHLVQGHVDTTTTVTAVERVGDDWWFEFALPEGMERYVVEKGSVALDGISLTVAERTDETLAVAVIPTTYDLTTLSSKSVGDPVHVEVDVIAKYVENMVSGYAERVAPDAPAPDAE, encoded by the coding sequence ATGTTCACCGGTATCGTCGAGGGCGTCGGCGAAGTCGTCGCGGCGAGCGAAGACGAGGGCGGACGGCGGCTTCGAGTCCGCCCCGAGTTCGAGGTAGAGGACCTGCACCACGGCCAGTCGATAGCGGTCAGCGGCGTCTGCCTGACGGTGGAGGCGTTCGCCGAAGATCGGTCGTGGTTCGAGGTGTTCCTCGCGAGCGAGACGGTGGAGAAGACGTACCTCGGCGGCGTGGGGGAGGGCGAGACGGTGAACCTCGAACGCGCCCTCCCCGCCGAGGGGCGGTTCGACGGCCACCTCGTGCAGGGCCACGTCGATACGACGACGACGGTGACCGCCGTCGAACGCGTCGGCGACGACTGGTGGTTCGAGTTCGCCCTCCCCGAGGGGATGGAGCGGTACGTCGTCGAGAAGGGGTCCGTCGCTCTCGACGGCATCAGCCTCACCGTGGCCGAACGCACCGACGAAACGCTCGCCGTCGCGGTCATCCCGACGACGTACGACCTGACGACGCTCTCCTCGAAGTCCGTCGGCGACCCGGTTCACGTCGAGGTGGACGTGATAGCGAAGTACGTCGAGAACATGGTGTCGGGGTACGCAGAACGCGTCGCGCCGGACGCGCCCGCGCCCGACGCCGAGTAG
- a CDS encoding PrsW family intramembrane metalloprotease: MAKRDPVERASGDDADLYDISTWEERTSVDGLAVFIYRILAGSARVAVVLIALLLLLGIGGLAAITDPQTGILTLLSAIPALGLAAYVYYSDATTSEPLSLLVATFLLGVLTANFAAVLNGYLKPLFGGFGFVGTILFFYIVVGPVEETVKLLAVRLYAYTDERFDSVVDGAVYGAMAGLGFATIENALYITRELPAEGLDLGLGLIGAGGGITAVRALAGPGHVIYAGIAGYYLGLAKFNRGARGPIIVKGLLIATFVHATYNTTVSIGSAIIATVTGLGSLTSFFAYILIYDGIFGLYLLRKVKRYNDAYNDANATGYGDQSPRSESTEFE, from the coding sequence ATGGCTAAGAGAGACCCGGTCGAGAGGGCGTCGGGCGACGACGCCGACCTGTACGACATCTCCACGTGGGAGGAGCGCACGTCGGTGGACGGCCTCGCGGTGTTCATCTACCGCATCCTCGCGGGGTCGGCCCGCGTCGCGGTGGTGCTGATAGCGCTCCTCCTTCTGCTCGGTATCGGCGGCCTCGCGGCCATTACCGACCCGCAGACGGGGATTCTGACGCTCCTCTCGGCGATACCCGCGCTCGGACTCGCCGCGTACGTCTACTACAGCGACGCGACGACGAGCGAGCCGTTGTCTCTCCTCGTCGCGACGTTCCTCTTGGGCGTCCTCACCGCGAACTTCGCCGCCGTCCTCAACGGGTATCTCAAGCCGCTCTTCGGCGGTTTCGGGTTCGTCGGGACGATTCTGTTCTTCTACATCGTCGTGGGTCCGGTCGAGGAGACGGTGAAGTTGCTCGCCGTCCGCCTGTACGCCTACACCGACGAGCGATTCGACTCCGTCGTCGACGGCGCGGTGTACGGCGCGATGGCCGGCCTCGGGTTCGCCACCATCGAGAACGCCCTCTACATCACCCGCGAACTTCCGGCTGAGGGACTCGACTTGGGTCTCGGCCTCATCGGCGCCGGCGGCGGCATCACCGCGGTTCGCGCCCTCGCGGGACCGGGCCACGTCATCTACGCCGGCATCGCGGGCTACTACCTGGGCCTCGCGAAGTTCAACCGCGGCGCTCGCGGGCCGATAATCGTCAAGGGTCTCCTCATCGCCACGTTCGTCCACGCGACGTACAACACGACGGTGAGCATCGGTTCGGCGATCATCGCGACCGTCACCGGCCTCGGAAGCCTCACGTCGTTCTTCGCGTACATCCTCATCTACGACGGCATCTTCGGCCTCTACCTCCTGCGGAAGGTAAAGCGGTACAACGACGCGTACAACGACGCGAACGCGACGGGGTACGGCGACCAATCGCCGAGGAGCGAATCGACCGAGTTCGAGTGA
- a CDS encoding DUF7532 family protein, producing MHFDPRTQAALREAGLSTDEIRAASDAVAEAVRRDADALEAFFEEGAVFSDMDRAHSSDDIHEHDVEYLDLYTHGGDLRGYLRFDSWGAYVEDGRVLSDEKVELTLGPTVHDRVRFARDPDDLR from the coding sequence ATGCACTTCGACCCACGCACCCAGGCGGCCCTCCGCGAGGCGGGCCTCTCGACCGACGAGATTCGGGCGGCGTCGGACGCCGTCGCCGAGGCGGTTCGCCGCGACGCCGACGCGTTGGAGGCGTTCTTCGAGGAGGGGGCCGTCTTCTCCGACATGGACCGCGCACACAGCAGCGACGATATCCACGAACACGACGTGGAGTATCTCGACCTGTACACCCACGGCGGCGACCTGCGGGGGTACCTCCGGTTCGACTCGTGGGGCGCGTACGTCGAGGACGGCCGCGTCCTCTCCGATGAGAAGGTCGAACTCACCCTCGGCCCGACGGTCCACGACCGCGTGCGGTTCGCCCGCGACCCCGACGACCTGCGATGA